CAAAAATCAGTCAAACAATATTTAATTCAGGCACatcgaataaaaatataatagaataaTAAACTGTTAGTCCAAATATTAGCTTGGGATtctatttgaataaaatataattttcatttttccttttaatttcAGTTTATGGTTAGCTTGGTCTCACATAACTATTTTATACATGTACCCAAATGAGGTATTTCTTTAAAAGAGTGAGTTGATTTGTGTAATTGTCGGAAATGTCCTTCCATCTATTAATCGTATATTGGTTTTTCCTaactttaatattattatataactaatatatattataatcattACATCATGTAAGTTTTGCAAATCAATTTAAGGAGAAAAACATTCCAAACAAATGtatacatgattattttttgaaataatttaaccactcactttaaaaaatcaatttaatagtattattattttaaaaattaacaacaaCGAAATTTAACAGATAAAATCGTTTTTCATCTTCATGATTACACCAAGTGCTTTAATTTAACACGTATAAATATGCCAAgtgctaaataaattattataaagatttcactatattcaaatattcataaaaaaatcaaaatatattcaattatcataagttttgtaacgtgtaattaataaacaatcattatatatttaattatatatcacataattAGTCTAACGAAGATAATAATTAGGGTAGCTGAAGAGAAAAATagctaatattaattaaataaatgaaaattactTCAAAGCCAATAGTTAATATCATTTGTCACGATGGttattaacaattttaaatCAGGTTCAATCATATACGGCAGACCATGCACCCACTTCACTagccaaagaaaagttttacacGCCCGTAATAAAGGCATACTAATAATGACAAATCTTGATGTGATGCTGATTGATATGTTCCAACATGATCAAAAAAATATAGCAGTCAAAGTATTTATTATTCAACaaagatatcaaatttcaacaagaCGTAACTCAAAAATTATTCGAAAGTTAACTTTCATAAATGTACAAGTGACTACTTTTTAAATGCtatatttctttaaaacaaataatagcaTTATTTTCGGACCATCATTTATgtactaacaataaaaatatggtattgcaAGAAACTATGGTACATtgcttgatttttttaaatgttattcaaCAATTTGAGCAGCTTTTAAAGTGTAAAAAAAAGTTACTTATATGAAATTCAATCGTTAAAGGAAATAAATTCTTGTTATCCAAATGTAAACTCGAATATTGAGTTGATAATGCGAAAAGAAACTTTAGTCACCGAGTTGCAAGAAGTCAAATTTAGGCAAACTTAATTTTCGCTTAGGAGAATTTGATAATTTAGCAAGTAATTCAAATTACATTAATGACCAAATCatgtttctattttatttattttgatatttacgtatatttttttaatcgaataatataattatgcacatatatcaTTGACATCATCAAGAAGATTcgatcattaaataattttcaaaaacaagatgACATTGCTATTCACCGGAGGGAAGTAGTTTTGTTCAACACTTTGTGAAGCTGAATATCGAGATCGTCCCAAGGTATTGCAACTATAATTAACTTTAcatgcttaaaaatatttatttattttgtatactttctcacaattaatttttcaagtaCCAGATAATAATGATGGTTcaagatgaaaatgaaatagcTAGAGTGACGTTGTTCGAAGAGGTTATTGAGACATTTATTGGTTTCtctatcaaaaaataattgacaTGCATACTAaggtgaattaaaatatttttaaaataatattataataattcaaTACATATTGCGGGAAATTGaccttcagtccccagccgtcgttttttttttgtgtttcgtccctgagtacttttttagtaccacattttcacatgaagtgtaccacaatttgtatgacatagtaccacaattttgtgggtagagagtgaacccaaagaaatgttttgattggagattttttaCCAACTTCTCCTACATATTGCCAATAACTACAAATTTTATACTgcataaaaaaaagtaatttggaGCATTTAACAATACTTGATCAACCAAGAAAATAAGAtcataattttcttttcaaattagacAAGTCTGTCTCGACTAAAAAtggaataacaacaataattgtAGATGGATTTGAGAAACCACAACTCGAGAAATACTGATAAGAAAACAAAGAACTGAAACATCAATGAAATGCAAAATGAAGATAAGAAAAGAACGAACGAAAAAGAAAGAGCAAAACAAGTACAACATGAAGATAAGAAGACAACAAACACtaagaaaatgataaaaacacataaaaaaagaaacaaaattcatcatGTATCAAAGgagaaacataaaaattcaagataatgaaaaaatagatGATTTCAGTAAAATGATGAGGAAACTTTGACAAAACAGTCATACAGAGATGACccaaaaactgaaaattaaataagaaaaaaatttgttaatgcttttttatattatgaattttcaatagaaagtgGTTCTTTCGATTTCATTCAATATAAGTGTTTTATGTTCACTTATTTGTTATACCGTTTATTCACCACGTGGCCACGCACGTGTTACTTGCTAGTTATATAAAACATAAGAAACGACAAGGAAAAGATGGGATGTGGTTGTTTAGATGAATTCCAAAATAATTTTGCGCTGACAAATAATAAGAACGACTGAAAAATAAGCAGTAAAAGGATAAGGAGACGACACTATTGGCTAAAAAATGAACTCATTGAGCTCCCACATCCCCAAGGCTCTGCCATCTCTCTTCCATCCCTGTAATCCCAAATTTCGTTCTTCATCCATTTCTTGTAAACAAACCCAATCCCATCTATATCCCAACTCAGCTAATCAGGTTTCAACAATCTTTCAGGACATGactttattaaaattttgacgTAAAAAAAGATTGAATTATCATTGATATTATTCGAATTTGCGTGTTTCTTTCTGATGATATGACAGGGAGGAACCAGTTTCAGCTTGAAGATAATCAAAGATTCGGTGGCTGAAATTCCTGGTTTGGCAATTCAAGTTGGAGCGCTTCTGGGGACTGTAGGATTGTGTTTTGTCAGTAAATTTtcagggttttttttttaaaaaaagaaattatttataatttgattGGTGTGGGTACAGATTGCGGAGCCAGCTTTTGCGGTGACGGGAGTGAACGATGAAGAAGACTTGGCCTCGGTTTTGATCCAGTCGGGAATTGCGGCTTTCCTGTATTTCATTGTTGCTCCGGTGAGTGAAATGTTATAAATGTCAATCTTTTCAACCTGATAAATAATCATGGAACATGCCGAACGTATTAATCAGCTCCATATTACatttgaaattacaaaattatccatatattttatttgaaaaataattttttcataagtACATTTAAGATTTGTAAACTGACGTGTAAGTCAATACATATGACTCAATAAGcatactaaaataaataaagcTGGGATATTGAGTATGTTGGTAATCAAAAGTACTTGGTGGTGCAGCCCATCATAATGAATTGGCTTCGGGTTAGATGGTACAGGAGGGGCTTATTGGAAATGTATCTGCAATTCATGTTCGTTTTCATCTTCTATGCGGGGTAAGTGTCCTCCCTAGCTACAATGGATATCTCTTGATTTTACGGCCTGGGCTAGACCCGCACAAGCACGACTACACTATGAACTCGTATTCATCCTCAATTTAGGAAAATGACTGGTTCAAGTAATACATTAGCTtactaaatatatataaataagcaTGAAATTAACATGGTTGCTGAATAGAAGAGATTGAGTGGAAAATGATATTCTTAAAAATTAGTCAGCTGAAAAATGgcgatgtttttttttttaaatgtggaGGGTATTGCTTTGGGCACCATTTCTCAACTTCAGAAAGTTCCCTAGAGATCCATCAATGAAGTATCCTTGGTCCACACCAGAAAATCCTTCCGAGATTAAAGGTGGATTCTTGAAGTACCCATGGGCTAAACCAGAAGACTATGACTAATATTACTACATTTTTGTGATCATCTGCAACATACAAGCACCTTTTTCTCATTTTGTTATATAGTTATGTAAAGCTATGCGTAGATTAATTTGGAtggatttatttataatatggTGGATTCAATTTACAGATTTGGATGAATTTAATTATGGTGGAGATTGTGATTACTCTCCAATACACCAAAAACTAATTTGCATTTTTTCACTTTTAAAAAttgcattttcttttttctatttttttgctTGTTAACGCTATATTTGTGTTTTTAGTCCTATAaattgcatgattttttttctatttttgctTCTATTATcgatgaatttgaatttttagccCGTTGAcctacatgttttttttttatcctttgACCGGAATCTGTTGAAAATTGCTTATATGACAAACATGGATGTGGACTTGAATTTTGGAAATAAACTTGCATAAATGtcgtgatttttttaaaatattatttgaaaaaaacacGACGAgctttgattaaaaaaattaatggacaaaaaatgtaaatttaccTTTTGCAGAaccaaaaaacatataaaatattgaactaaaaacaaatacatcattaacatgaccaaaaataaaaaataataataatataagttATGAaactaaaaatacaaatttatttttaacaggaccaaaacaaaaaaatataaactacaGCGTCAAACGTAATTATCATCACCAAAAACATaaagaaagtaaaaatatcatttaaaattatttttggatgTCAAATTTCTTAACTGAGATGAAACCCATCTCGAATTTTAGACCGCGCCATCGATTTATATCAGAATATCGATGTATCTACAGGACCACCCAACGCAAAGAAGGGTGACAGCGGCTAAAATTTATCAGTAACAAACTAACACAATTAAACACTCTTActcaaggaaaaatatattattctgtGTGGgcatattgaaaaataataacaaaaaagaaTGAAACATTAGTGCTGCGTTGCGCCAAGTAGCCATACCTCTGAACGGCTGAATGTATTAAAAGAAATAACGGGAACAAAATTGGTTCCAAAATTGTCGATTCGATGGCTTCCATAATTTCTATTTGAGTTTACACAGTATCACTTTATACTGCGTAAAAACCTATACTCTTCCGCCACTTTATTTCAGGCAGATATAGGATTAGTATTCCAGGGTTCGAAGGAGATCAGAAACTAAACTTCTTTTTTTAATCACCAATCACCATTTTGTTCAATACGACGGATAACCTCTTCCAATCCGACACATTCAGGCTCGGATAAAACAAGGCGGCTCCCACAGCTAGTATCACAACAGTAACAGCCATGGTTTTCACGCAACCACGGCCGCTTGATAGCCTTCCTAATATTGTCTTACAATATTTATCTGCATCCTTGAAGAAAGCTTGGTGAGCATCGTCACTCAATGCTTTTTCATTCTGTAAATTGAATCGGTTAACTCATGAGTTCATCCCAAATATAGTATCATACTCATACATATCGAGAGGTAAGAATACAAGTAAAATCATGACAACCTTCTGTCTGAAACTTTTCAAGGTTTCAGTGAGTGCTTGAAGAGAAGACTGTttagaagaaaaattattcCACTCCTCGTCAAGCTTTCTCAAGGCAGCTACACTGGCCTCTATGTTATCTACGTAAATCTTGTCCtgtcaaaattaattttatactaTGAAGGATAGAAGTTCAAAGGAAGAACAAATACAGGAGTGAATGAGAAAAAGGAAGTCCTTTTCTTAAGCAAAAGGACACTGGACCATTGTCAGAAATGGAACAAACTTAGATAACAATTGTGATTAATATAACGATCAGTTTCACGTAGTTCTAAAAAGAAattcaaacatatattttttaccaAACCACTCATATGAAGCATAAAAGCTTACCCACTGCTTGTAGCAATCAAGATTCTGAGTTAAACACCATATGAAGATGCTTGTTGCTTCCAGAGATAGTGCTGGAATTCCTGAAGAGcatcatttttcaaaatttcttcaaGAATTCTCAATCACTATAGAAAGAATCACATATACCACTTCCAGTTCAAAATTACCTTCTCCAGCTGCTTTCACAGAAAATGTTTGTATCTGCAGTGAGGTCTGCTTCATGGCTTTGCTTCCAGGAGAACCAGCAAGAGCAACCTCTTTGAGGATGGGGTAGATTGCCTCAAATCTTTCAGTAGCCTATCATACAGAATCAGCGATAAAAATGTGAATGATGGAAAACACAAGCACAAAGAAAACTTGTCAGAACTGCTCGACACCATGCAAATGTCCTTTACAAAGGCTACCCAtggattgaaatttttgtgCAGTGAGTTCCAGAAATAAATGTTAgacaactttttaaaaaaacgttCTGAATTTTCCTTAAAGTgtttcaaaaacttgtttgatACTCTGCAAGATTCAATAAACAACAACACTTTACAAAGTTAAAACAAGCCATCCACTaatttttatcttcaaataCAGAAACAAAATTAGCTTTAAATTTGTCGGTGAAAACTGAAGAAATTTGGGTCTCCAATAAACTAATTAGTTTTTGAAACTACCCAGACTTTTGCTTTCACTCACCCAGAAGAAAGAGAAGTGACAGTCATTGAGGGAACACAAAGAAAGTTTAATTGATGCACCTACCTTAACTCGCGCGGGAGATGCAGGAAATGTTAAATGTAACAGAAAGTCCAGGGATTCCGGTGGCATCAAACGCTCCCCTTTCCTAACAGCATTGTTAACTAATACAACGCGAGCTTTAGGTGCAGCCAGTATCCTAAGGCATGGATTAAACCATTTATTAATTCAAAGCAAAACATTATCAACCGAAAGCACTCAGTTGAGCATCAATTGCAGCAAGTTTTGAAAAGAATCATGACATTAAACCTTTCAACTAGCTGCAAAACCAAGTCCCTAATCTGTGGGTTAGAACCCGATTTTCCTCCAAGTATTGGCAAAATATGATGTGCCCATAGGTACAATCCAACAGCCAGGTCTCCTTGACAGGCCTAGACAAAAGGGTTAAACTTTAGCATGGAATACAAAAGTCACAGGGAACAAGGAGCAGCTCTGATCAGAACTAATTTCAAAGAGGATAAACGTGATTTACACACCTGAACTATCATCCATATAATAATTGGAAGCTTATCTTGTCCttgatattttgaattttgCATGAACATCGGTAATACATTTATTAGCACATCAGGTTTCCGCCGTAATACCATTGCTAAGACTAAAAAGATGGCAACCTGCAATATCAACAATTAGTATGCACCAGAAGGCTAGATGAGATGGCAATGCTCAGAATCAACAACATGTTATGGTATGGTATGCTGTTATTAGGAAGTAGTCCATGCGAATAAATTGAGAAAATAACTGGAATACTGCTTCCCAAGAAAAAACTATAAATAACATTTCCCTTGATAGAACTTACGGATCTTGTACAAAACTGATCAGTCGGATGTACAAAGCAATATTAGATAAAAATAGGAAAGTAGTCAATGATATGAAGTTTAACTACCtagcaaaaaaaataaacctTCTCGTGAGTTAAATTCCTTTTTAGTTCAGGAGGTAACACAACGGATAATAATGTAGCTACATCTTTCTGCATGCATGTGCAACCTCTGAAATGTAATGCTCTCTCATAATCATCAATATAAACGCGTTTCAAGTAGATTTCAATATATCACGTCACATTCAGAGAAATTTTGTTACAAAATTTGGAACCTTTTATCGCAAAAGAACAAGTAGACTATTATCAAGCACCATCTAAAAGTTTTTTTATCAACAATAAATATTCCTTCAATAATCCATTACATGTTGAATAAGCATATGTACCTCCAGATGAGTGCCGAAAAATTGAAATCTTGgatatatttgtttttgcatTAAAAGTAGTGGGTAATGATGTCACATACTGCAACTTTTAGTTCAGATGGTACTTGCAGAAGAAATTGTCAATGTAAAACAGCAGTTATTCAAGAAATTTCCACAAAAGAGAGCTTTGTAACTGACATAAGGAGAGAAGAGTTCATTAACTGAAATACAGAAAAAGGAAAATCAATCGTACATACCTGAGACTTCGAGGATGATGGCTCCGCTCCTTTCCTTGAGCCCTTAGGCCCCAACAATTGGGTTACCAATCCAGTAAGAAATCTGTCAAATGACCATAACACAAAGGTCCCTAATGCATCATAGGAGAAATGATTGATCCAGTCAACCGAGGTCTTGTAAACAGCATCAGAAATGCAAGAAACAGGTACCTGCTTGTAAGAAATAAAGCAATTCGTGGACTTAAATACcaataaaaaacattaaaataaaaccaaaacaaaatacCAGACAGATCACATCGTAAAGTTCTCATCCATACAACCACGAGAAATAGTAGCAAGCAAATATGATCGGATACCACAATAAAGAAAGAATTTCGATTTTAGAGAACACCTTCAGTTTTGTCACCCAGAAAATTTGTTCCAAAATGCTTCTGTCAATTGCTTGTCCAACAAAGAACAAGGAATCTCATTGTTCATCAAAAGAATTAGAATCATCTATGACAATTTCGAAAGCTTATTTTACCTCTCATTAGTTCCCAAGAATGTACTAGTGATCCGTGTAAGAAAAAAACCATCTTTTGGCAAAGCAAGAGATATTAAGAAATGCAAGTGAATCATAGTAACTCATAGATTGTTATCTGGCTCTCgtaatcaaaatttcaatcaGGCATCCCAAATAACGTCACACAATCAGTTTTTGAGATAAAGATATCATATTCATAAGCATGATGGAACACAAAACCATCCAAACTTTACAACCaacattgaaaattttgggGCATATATACTAATTCAGAAAGTCAAAATCTAGGATTTACAAGAGAAATACTAAAACTACATTATTCACCAAAGCACCAAAAAATACGAGAAAGGCTCCCCCGGAGAGAATGGAAATAAATACCGACACATGCCATAAGTTGTTTCCAgattttcatataaaatatagtaAAGAGGGATTAGAAAAGTGAAATGTctcaaaatattgtattttactTCTCACCATTCTCACCAGAGAGGGTACAGGGCCATCAAGGTTTCAGACTTGAGTAAAAACAAGTTATTGTGGGATCGTGAATGTAGCTCATTTTGCAATTCAAAACAATTCAAGATTCTTGTAGTTAGTAGAATCCTAATACAAACATTTCTTTCCCCTTTGACCAATTAGTAAATCTTgcgaaatttgaaaaattatccatgaaaaagttcTCAAATAATCGTCATATCACCAGTACAATACCATTCCACAAACTAGTGC
This genomic window from Primulina huaijiensis isolate GDHJ02 chromosome 7, ASM1229523v2, whole genome shotgun sequence contains:
- the LOC140981106 gene encoding NAD(P)H-quinone oxidoreductase subunit L, chloroplastic isoform X1; the protein is MNSLSSHIPKALPSLFHPCNPKFRSSSISCKQTQSHLYPNSANQGGTSFSLKIIKDSVAEIPGLAIQVGALLGTVGLCFIAEPAFAVTGVNDEEDLASVLIQSGIAAFLYFIVAPPIIMNWLRVRWYRRGLLEMYLQFMFVFIFYAGVLLWAPFLNFRKFPRDPSMKYPWSTPENPSEIKGGFLKYPWAKPEDYD
- the LOC140981106 gene encoding NAD(P)H-quinone oxidoreductase subunit L, chloroplastic isoform X2 is translated as MNSLSSHIPKALPSLFHPCNPKFRSSSISCKQTQSHLYPNSANQGGTSFSLKIIKDSVAEIPGLAIQVGALLGTIAEPAFAVTGVNDEEDLASVLIQSGIAAFLYFIVAPPIIMNWLRVRWYRRGLLEMYLQFMFVFIFYAGVLLWAPFLNFRKFPRDPSMKYPWSTPENPSEIKGGFLKYPWAKPEDYD
- the LOC140980587 gene encoding uncharacterized protein yields the protein MEEEKSVSLPYESAEVNNHGWQKVTYAKKQRKKQAVQNGSADLPERGSVFKGLEKHSEERRRKLDAQRAAASIYDDDDKLPLRSRKDFGGDEDDEENSDIDINSKENNAAEANKKEKFKKLKKPKVTVAEAAAKIDDSDLAAFLSDISGSYEGQQDIQLMRFADYFGRAFSGVSASQFPWLKMFRESAVAKLADVPVSCISDAVYKTSVDWINHFSYDALGTFVLWSFDRFLTGLVTQLLGPKGSRKGAEPSSSKSQVAIFLVLAMVLRRKPDVLINVLPMFMQNSKYQGQDKLPIIIWMIVQACQGDLAVGLYLWAHHILPILGGKSGSNPQIRDLVLQLVERILAAPKARVVLVNNAVRKGERLMPPESLDFLLHLTFPASPARVKATERFEAIYPILKEVALAGSPGSKAMKQTSLQIQTFSVKAAGEGIPALSLEATSIFIWCLTQNLDCYKQWDKIYVDNIEASVAALRKLDEEWNNFSSKQSSLQALTETLKSFRQKNEKALSDDAHQAFFKDADKYCKTILGRLSSGRGCVKTMAVTVVILAVGAALFYPSLNVSDWKRLSVVLNKMVIGD